The DNA region CTCCATACACTTTACCTTCCTCGTATGTTGAGTTCAAGCTCTTCCCAATGTCAACGTCCCTGTAGTTCAAAAACGCCTCTCTTGGATTCTTAGTCACGTAAGGGCTCATTGCGTCAAACACTCTTTCCGTCTGGCTCAAGCAATCTCTAGCGGCTGCTTCACCTGGCACGAACCAGTTCGAGGAGTACTGAATCTTGAACATTTTCCCTGCTCGATGAGGAAACGCCGTCTCTGTCTCCGGTATCTCGCTCATTCTCCCGCCGTACGGGTTCCAAGCCATCGTCACGTTCTCGTTCTCTAACAGAATCTTGAATATCGATTCCAAACCGGGTTTCGAGATCGGTTTCTGCACGTAATCGGATTTTCTCTTGAGGAAGATTTGCTTTTGCGGAATCCGGTTTAGCATGACCGATGTTGGTGCTGTATTGGGTGGGATACTAAGCCAGAACAGAACCGATTCGATCCATTTCATTTCTATGCACTCTGTTTTATTAATACCGAGTTCCGGGAATTTGGCGTTCATAATCTCTAGAAGCTTCTCGGAGTCTCCTAAGAACATTCCCATGAAAGAAGCCTTAACAGTCTTGTTACTTGAGCTCAACGTTAATCTTATAAACAGATCGTTGTCGACCTTGTCAGCGATCTCTTGCCATTTGGCTACAAGATCGGTAGTGGTTactcctcctctgtttcctaCCGTTTCAACGTTAAAGACGGTAACTTTCTCCGGCACCGGAACAAGCTTGATCTTCCAAGCTAAGACAACACAAAAGCTAGCGGCTCCACCGCCTCGTAAGGCCCAGAAAAGATCTTCTCCCATAGAGCTCCGGTCCAAGACTCTTGCGTTAGCATCGACGATCTTAGCGTCTATAATGTTATCAATCGATAAACCGTATTTCCTCATCATGTTTCCGTAacctccaccgctaaaatgccCACCAGCGCCGAGACCAGGGCAGATTCCGGCTGGGAACCCACGGAGGTTGTTGCTTTTGTTGGCAACTTCGTAGTAGATCTCTCCTAGGGTCACACCGGATTGTACCCACGCGGTTTCGAGTTTTGGATCGATCTCGATTGACCGTAAGTTAAACATGTCGAGGACGACGAAATCGACCGTGGATAAATAAGACATACCGTCGTAGTCGTGGCCTCCGCTACGGATCCGGAGCTGGAGTCCGAGTTTTTTGCCGCAGTTGATTGTAGCTTGGATATGAGTGAAGTGAGCCGCGGTCACAATCGCTACTGGTTTACGTGTCGTGCCGTTGAAGTAACGGAGATTACGGACGTAGTTGTTGAGGATAGTGAggaagttagggttttgttgcGTGTATGTGAAGTTTTGGATTGGGGACTCTTGGTCGGAAGGTTTGAAAATAGTGAGACATTGTGTGAAACTGTCTTCGAGTGTTGGTGGTGCTGCTAATGATGTTGGAATTATAAGGAGAAAAACTATGACGATTAGGGTTTGAGTTGTTAGAGCATTCATTTTTCTTACCTTGGAGAAGATAATGGCTCTAGTGTTCTGAGAGATTGGTGAGGGATTgtgttattatatattgtattagtttGTCTTAAACGAATAATAAATTGCTTTTCTTATGAATGtatatttttggtagacttGAAATCTAAAAAGTAGTCAATATAGTTAATTACAACTagatcttttaaaaataataataacttgtCTATTACATTACAAACAAAGTTTAAAATGACAATCTTGAAAgttaaaatctaaatatatatttccaacccaaaaaatgaataatttaatttattatatcccctattttttttttgtttttttgtctaaaGCAGGTTTCAAACACATTAAATAATATACAAGTTCAATACGCGTTCTGACAATTTGTAGCGAGTATAGTTAGGTTGAAACCTCAAAGATAATGTAGAAATTAGAGAAGGTGGTTTCTTATTCAATACAAAAGAGGTTTGTCCAATTAGGACTTCAGAGAAATTTAAACCTTATTATACGACTATCAAGATTTATCTCGAGATCACGCCTTCAATAGTTGCTACACAAGCATGTGTTGGTGTGGCCATTAATTTATGTGCTAGTTTAAATTTTTCAGGCCATTAACTTATAAAAAGTGCCAAACTGCCAATATATCTCTATTGCTAAAGACTTGTTAAAGTGATCACAAGAGGTGGTTGATTCGAACGTAAAGTCCCAATAGCTCTATTGTTGAAGACTCCGCATTTGGAATTTTATATCTTAAAGATGTTATGGAGAAATGAATAGATATATTAATTAGTCATGGACACATTGCatagatattattaattaatgtttttatacaAACCAACTAATTGATGGGGTTCATTCTCAATTTgcttatatttaaaaaaaaaatgctttaatGGAGCCAAATATTAATTCGTCACTACATGCGAAAAATGGTACAAAATTAAGCAAATATTACACATTTAGTCAAAATGTACATCTCAGAAAATGATTTCGTGATGTGATACATGTCGTCACGCTTGTATACGTTACTATAATTAAAAGCACTGAGGCTGAAACTAACATCTTTAATTCTTCCTACCAAAATGGTGGAACACGTGACAAACCACCATTATGTAAACTTTGTCTTTGTGTGCGGGTATCTATTTCcatattcttatatttttaatgggTATAAGGATGTTTATACCCAACTCGATCTATTGTTATCTACATATGGTATTTTTTGACTAACGTGAATTAGCATAGTTCACTATTACGTATATATAGGTAAGTAGTCCAATCGACTTAGACGTATGTATTTGTGTACAAACTGTAAccataagaaaaaattgataagTGGTTGCACACTTGCACCATCAAGTCATGACGCCAACTAACTAAAAGATTCACCTAAAAGCCCTCTTTAATGTATTCTCTTTGTTCATTTGGGTTTACAACAAAAGCAACTTTTTCATGCATTCGTAAGGGATAAGCAAAATGGCTATCGGAGGATTGGCTCTTGATGACTCGGACGCCGGCAACATTGACGCCAAGATCACAGCCACAGTTGTCATGAGTTGCATTGTGGCTGCCTCATGCGGTCTCATATTTGGATACGACATCGGAATCTCAGGTTATAATTCTAGCACACAAAGGATCATCTCATacaacaagtttttaaaatttaagtaaaaaccaaattatactaattaatttaatttttgatttttaaatttaacaaagggGGTGTGACGACTATGAAGCCGTTTCTTGAGAAATTCTTTCCATCAGTTCTTAAAAAAGCTTCGGAAGCTAAGACGAATGTGTACTGCGTCTACGACAGCCAACTTCTTACGGCCTTCACATCTAGCCTCTATGTCGCCGGCTTAGTCGCTTCCTTAGTGGCTGGCCGTCTCACTGCGGCTTATGGTCGCCGCACCACCATGATCCTCGGCGGTTTCACTTTCCTCTTTGGTGCCCTGATCAATGGTTTAGCTGCCAACATAGCCATGCTCATTTCCGGTCGGATTTTGCTAGGATTTGGTGTTGGTTTCACCAACCAGGTAGCTGTAGTTCCAATTTCAAGTccataatataattttgtttgtttgtgtagaTATACATGGAAAAGTGAGCCATCCGATTTATGATttagtttctttgattttgattttttttttcttttttatcactTCTATAAAACCTGAAGCCAAATATATAGTTCGTATggttaatattatatttatgaaataataaaaatagacaACTTTTCTATATTgcattaatattatatttatgcgACAATTAAACTATacaacttt from Camelina sativa cultivar DH55 chromosome 3, Cs, whole genome shotgun sequence includes:
- the LOC104777433 gene encoding berberine bridge enzyme-like 4, which codes for MNALTTQTLIVIVFLLIIPTSLAAPPTLEDSFTQCLTIFKPSDQESPIQNFTYTQQNPNFLTILNNYVRNLRYFNGTTRKPVAIVTAAHFTHIQATINCGKKLGLQLRIRSGGHDYDGMSYLSTVDFVVLDMFNLRSIEIDPKLETAWVQSGVTLGEIYYEVANKSNNLRGFPAGICPGLGAGGHFSGGGYGNMMRKYGLSIDNIIDAKIVDANARVLDRSSMGEDLFWALRGGGAASFCVVLAWKIKLVPVPEKVTVFNVETVGNRGGVTTTDLVAKWQEIADKVDNDLFIRLTLSSSNKTVKASFMGMFLGDSEKLLEIMNAKFPELGINKTECIEMKWIESVLFWLSIPPNTAPTSVMLNRIPQKQIFLKRKSDYVQKPISKPGLESIFKILLENENVTMAWNPYGGRMSEIPETETAFPHRAGKMFKIQYSSNWFVPGEAAARDCLSQTERVFDAMSPYVTKNPREAFLNYRDVDIGKSLNSTYEEGKVYGVKYFKDNFEKLVQVKTRVDPDNFFRYEQSIPVHISRR